From Solidesulfovibrio carbinoliphilus subsp. oakridgensis, the proteins below share one genomic window:
- the infA gene encoding translation initiation factor IF-1, whose product MAKEGAIEVDGVVQEALPNAMFRVELENGHEVLAHISGKMRKFYIRILPGDRVKVELSPYDLTRGRITYRLK is encoded by the coding sequence ATGGCCAAAGAAGGCGCCATCGAGGTTGACGGTGTGGTGCAGGAAGCCCTGCCCAACGCCATGTTCCGTGTGGAGCTCGAAAACGGGCACGAAGTGCTGGCCCATATTTCCGGCAAAATGCGCAAGTTCTACATCCGCATCCTGCCCGGCGACCGGGTCAAGGTCGAGCTGTCGCCCTATGATCTGACCCGCGGCCGCATCACCTACCGCCTGAAGTAA
- a CDS encoding aminopeptidase, translated as MLTRTQLDKYADVLLWGLTTSRVEPYKPGDVVLVQFDLAALGLAEAVYAKLLARGLNPVPRLTLTPSMETAFYGSADEAQLVFQTPGQAVLHENVHGAMHLLAPDSLTHLSGIDPKRIATAALARKPLRDILVRREEKGEFGWTLCLYPTKELAAKAGMTGREYAAQVTAACFLKDADPVARWRTLYEEAREIKAWLNSIKAVSLRVESDNVDLTVTPGRHRRWLGLSGHNIPSFEIFTSPDWRGTSGRYYADQPSYRSGNYVRGVRLTFKDGVVTDIAAEQGEEFVRKQLAMDPGASRLGEFSLTDKRFSMIDRFMANTLYDENFGGPHGNCHVAVGSSYSDTFDGDPAGLDGPRKEELGFNDSALHWDLVNTEPKRVRARLADGHEATVYENGQFLY; from the coding sequence GTGCTGACACGCACCCAACTCGACAAATATGCCGATGTCCTGTTGTGGGGCCTAACCACCTCGCGGGTGGAACCCTACAAGCCCGGGGACGTCGTGCTCGTCCAATTCGATCTGGCCGCCCTGGGCCTGGCCGAGGCGGTCTACGCCAAGCTCCTGGCCCGGGGACTCAATCCCGTGCCGCGCCTGACCCTGACTCCGTCCATGGAAACCGCCTTTTACGGCTCCGCCGACGAGGCCCAGCTCGTCTTCCAGACGCCCGGTCAGGCCGTGCTCCACGAAAACGTCCACGGCGCCATGCATCTGCTCGCCCCGGACAGCCTGACGCACTTAAGCGGCATCGACCCCAAGCGGATCGCCACCGCCGCCCTGGCCAGAAAGCCCCTGCGCGACATTCTGGTCCGCCGGGAGGAGAAAGGCGAATTCGGCTGGACCCTGTGCCTCTATCCCACCAAGGAACTGGCCGCCAAGGCCGGCATGACCGGCCGGGAATATGCCGCCCAGGTCACGGCCGCCTGTTTCCTCAAGGATGCCGATCCCGTGGCCCGATGGCGCACGCTTTACGAGGAAGCCCGGGAGATCAAGGCCTGGCTCAACTCGATCAAGGCCGTCTCCCTTCGCGTCGAGTCCGACAACGTGGACCTGACGGTCACCCCCGGCCGGCATCGCCGCTGGCTTGGGCTTTCCGGCCACAACATCCCGAGCTTCGAGATCTTCACCTCGCCTGACTGGCGCGGCACCTCCGGCCGCTACTACGCGGACCAGCCGTCGTACCGCAGCGGCAACTACGTGCGGGGCGTGCGCCTGACCTTCAAGGACGGCGTGGTGACGGACATCGCGGCCGAGCAGGGCGAGGAATTCGTGCGCAAGCAGCTGGCCATGGACCCGGGCGCCTCGCGCCTGGGCGAATTCTCCCTGACCGACAAGCGGTTCTCCATGATCGACCGGTTCATGGCCAATACGCTCTATGACGAGAATTTCGGCGGGCCGCACGGAAACTGCCATGTGGCCGTGGGAAGCTCCTACTCCGACACCTTTGACGGCGATCCGGCCGGGCTTGACGGGCCGCGCAAGGAGGAGCTGGGATTCAACGATTCGGCCCTCCACTGGGATCTGGTCAATACCGAACCCAAACGGGTGCGGGCCCGCCTGGCCGACGGCCACGAGGCCACGGTTTACGAAAACGGCCAGTTCCTCTATTGA
- a CDS encoding MBL fold metallo-hydrolase RNA specificity domain-containing protein gives MKVKFLGAAGTVTGSCHVIETDSARFAIDCGMHQGSEPIERRNLDTAVYVPREMDFFLITHAHIDHSGLLPRMVKTGFSGKIYCTPPTRDLLGIMLEDSAHIQEMEAEWASRKSRRHGGRMVEALYTRADAAATVDRLVAIPYGQAFSPAPGVTAVYHNAGHILGSAFIELTLEKDGARTRMLFSGDLGRPDQLLVNNPDKPVDADYLFLEGTYGDRDHKDESQSRRELAEAIAYSYERGGKVIIPAFAVERTQEILFCLHLLSKEGKIPADLPVFVDSPLATKATEIFKRNPDYLDDETRVLFDRGEDPLSLPNLRFTQTTDQSREINTLKGPAIVISASGMCNAGRVKHHLRHNLWRQDASIVFVGFQAMGTPGRKIVDGAKTIRILGEEVAVNAKIFTIGGFSSHAGQSQILTWLSHFKVNHPQVFLVHGEQKALTTLAGLVRERFGLTVRIPQYLEEYTLTPGAEPLVSIDEAKARPRIDWEVLLAEMEGRLARMRERKEALTRRPTEEQAELRQRLVAVDAELLELLSEM, from the coding sequence ATGAAGGTCAAGTTCCTCGGCGCGGCCGGCACCGTCACCGGCTCCTGCCATGTGATCGAAACAGACTCCGCCCGCTTCGCCATCGACTGCGGCATGCACCAGGGCAGCGAGCCCATCGAGCGCCGCAACCTGGACACGGCCGTCTATGTCCCAAGAGAAATGGACTTTTTCCTGATCACCCACGCCCATATCGACCATTCCGGGCTGCTGCCCCGCATGGTCAAAACCGGATTTTCCGGAAAGATCTACTGCACTCCGCCGACCCGGGACCTGCTTGGCATCATGCTCGAGGACAGCGCCCACATCCAGGAAATGGAAGCCGAGTGGGCCAGCCGCAAAAGCCGCCGCCACGGCGGCCGGATGGTCGAGGCCCTCTACACCCGGGCCGACGCGGCCGCAACCGTGGACAGGCTCGTGGCCATACCCTACGGCCAGGCCTTTTCCCCGGCTCCGGGCGTGACCGCCGTCTACCACAACGCCGGGCATATCCTGGGTTCGGCCTTCATCGAGCTGACGCTGGAAAAAGACGGTGCCCGCACCCGCATGCTCTTTTCCGGCGACCTCGGCCGGCCCGACCAGCTCCTGGTCAACAACCCCGACAAGCCCGTGGACGCGGACTACCTCTTCCTGGAGGGCACCTACGGCGACCGGGACCACAAAGACGAATCCCAGAGCCGCCGGGAGCTGGCCGAGGCCATCGCCTACAGCTACGAACGCGGCGGCAAGGTCATCATCCCGGCCTTTGCCGTGGAGCGGACCCAGGAGATCCTTTTTTGCCTGCACCTGCTCTCGAAGGAAGGCAAGATCCCGGCCGACCTGCCGGTCTTCGTGGACAGCCCGCTGGCCACCAAGGCCACGGAAATATTCAAGCGAAACCCGGACTACCTCGACGACGAGACCCGGGTTCTTTTCGACCGGGGCGAGGATCCGCTGTCCCTGCCGAACCTGCGCTTCACCCAGACCACCGACCAGTCCCGGGAGATCAATACCCTAAAGGGCCCGGCCATCGTCATCTCGGCCAGCGGCATGTGCAACGCCGGCCGGGTCAAGCACCACCTGCGCCACAATCTCTGGCGCCAGGATGCGAGCATCGTCTTCGTGGGATTCCAGGCCATGGGCACGCCCGGCCGCAAGATCGTGGACGGGGCCAAAACCATTCGGATTCTCGGCGAGGAGGTGGCCGTCAACGCGAAAATCTTCACCATCGGCGGGTTTTCCTCCCACGCCGGGCAGAGCCAGATCCTCACCTGGCTTTCGCATTTCAAGGTCAACCACCCGCAGGTCTTCCTGGTCCACGGCGAGCAGAAGGCGCTCACCACCCTGGCCGGGCTGGTGCGGGAACGGTTTGGCCTGACGGTCCGCATCCCCCAGTATCTGGAGGAATATACCCTGACGCCCGGCGCCGAGCCGCTGGTTTCCATCGACGAGGCCAAGGCCCGGCCGCGCATCGACTGGGAGGTCCTTCTGGCCGAGATGGAAGGCCGCCTGGCCCGGATGCGGGAGCGCAAGGAAGCGCTCACCCGCCGTCCGACCGAAGAACAGGCGGAACTCCGCCAGCGGCTTGTGGCCGTGGACGCGGAACTGCTGGAGCTGCTCTCGGAGATGTGA